CACGGCCTGGTGAAAAAACAGGTCGATTCGCCGGACTCGCGCGCCGAAGAGCTGCGCCTGAACAAGCTGCGCGAAAAGCTGGATGAGTTGATTGAGTCCGATCCGCGCCTGAAGGCGCTGCGCCCGCATCTGCTGATCAACATGATGGACGAGGGGTTGCGCATTCAGATTATCGATAGCCAGAACCGGCCGATGTTCAAAACCGGCAGCGCGCAGGTCGAGAGCTACATGCGCGATATTCTGCGGGCGATAGCGCCGATCCTTAACGACCTGCCGAACAAAATCAGCCTGTCCGGCCACACCGATGATATCCCTTACGCCACCGGCGAGCGTGGCTACAGCAACTGGGAACTGTCGGCCGATCGCGCCAACGCCTCCCGGCGCGAGCTGATCGCCGGCGGCCTGGCGGAAGGCAAGGTGCTGCGGGTGGTGGGCATGGCGGCCACCATGAGCCTGAAACAGCATGGCGCCGATGACGCGATTAACCGTCGCATCACCGTGCTGGTGCTGAACAAGCAAACGCAAGAGGGCATCGAGCACGAAAATGCCGAAAGCAACGCGATGGATATCGCCCAGCCGGACAGCCTGAAGCAGCTGGCGCCGTCGGCGACCGCACCGGCCAGCCAAACGCCGGAACCCTCGGCGACGGCCCCGGAACCGGTGGCGCCAACGCCAGGCGCTCCACCGCAGGCATCCCCGGCGATAGCACCGGCCGATCAGGCGCCGGAACCACCGGCGTCCGCACCCGCACCGACTAACCGCGACTCACAGCCAGAGGTGACCCCGTGAGCATGGACATTAGCGATTTTTATCAGACCTTCTTTGATGAGGCAGACGAGTTGCTGGCCGACATGGAGCAACACCTGCTGGAGCTGGATCCGCTGGCCCCCGATATCGAGCCGTTGAACGCCATCTTCCGCGCGGCGCATTCGATCAAGGGCGGCGCGGCGACCTTTGGTTTTTCGGTGCTGCAGGAAACCACCCACCTGCTGGAGAACCTGCTGGACGGTGCAAGACGCCAGGAAATGAGCCTGAGCACCGAGATTATCAACCTGTTTCTGGAAACCAAAGACATTATGCAGGAGCAACTGGACGCCTATAAAACCTCGCAACAGCCTGACGCTGAAAGCTTTGAATACATTTGTCAGGCGCTGCGCCAGCTGGCGTTGGAAGCGCA
Above is a window of Serratia nematodiphila DZ0503SBS1 DNA encoding:
- the motB gene encoding flagellar motor protein MotB, producing MKQNHPVVLVRKRKSHHAAHHGGSWKIAYADFMTAMMAFFLVMWLLAIASPQELTQIAEYFRTPLKVALTSGDKSSSESSPIPGGGDDPTQQHGLVKKQVDSPDSRAEELRLNKLREKLDELIESDPRLKALRPHLLINMMDEGLRIQIIDSQNRPMFKTGSAQVESYMRDILRAIAPILNDLPNKISLSGHTDDIPYATGERGYSNWELSADRANASRRELIAGGLAEGKVLRVVGMAATMSLKQHGADDAINRRITVLVLNKQTQEGIEHENAESNAMDIAQPDSLKQLAPSATAPASQTPEPSATAPEPVAPTPGAPPQASPAIAPADQAPEPPASAPAPTNRDSQPEVTP